Proteins encoded in a region of the Candidatus Binatia bacterium genome:
- a CDS encoding ABC transporter ATP-binding protein, whose protein sequence is MIRAEHLTKQFATLTAIDDVSFEVSRGEVVGFLGPNGAGKSTTMRILGGIFPPTSGRAVVAGHDVVTESLAARRAVGYLTERVSLYLDMTVREYLQYVAELKGLQRRQRGDEVDRALHACSITHVAHRLVGTLSKGYRQRVGIAQALVGRPQVLILDEPTAGLDPEQVAEMRHLIRTFHGESTVILSTHILSEVEAICDRVIIIDKGRVLAVDTTANLNRRLRRTSQIHVEVGAPVAAVVRRLEAVPGVVEITPAVSASSDTVSIVVATEKDRDLRATVAAVVAEAGWPLLELRPVTLTLEEIFLRLVSEQKKDNEERHEGARHLPA, encoded by the coding sequence ATGATTCGCGCCGAACACCTGACCAAACAGTTCGCCACGCTCACGGCCATCGACGACGTGTCTTTCGAGGTGTCACGCGGGGAAGTCGTTGGCTTCCTCGGGCCGAACGGCGCCGGCAAGAGCACGACCATGCGCATCCTCGGCGGCATCTTCCCACCGACGAGTGGCCGCGCCGTGGTCGCCGGGCATGACGTGGTCACCGAATCGCTCGCGGCACGGCGGGCGGTCGGCTACCTCACCGAACGCGTGTCGCTGTATCTCGACATGACGGTGCGGGAGTATCTCCAGTACGTCGCCGAGCTCAAGGGCCTGCAGCGGCGCCAGCGCGGCGACGAGGTGGATCGCGCGCTGCACGCCTGCAGCATAACGCACGTAGCGCACCGCCTCGTAGGCACGCTCTCGAAGGGCTACCGCCAGCGCGTCGGTATTGCCCAGGCCCTTGTCGGGCGACCGCAGGTCCTTATTCTCGACGAACCGACGGCCGGACTCGATCCGGAGCAGGTGGCGGAAATGCGCCACCTGATCCGCACTTTCCACGGCGAGAGCACGGTAATTCTGTCGACGCACATACTGTCGGAGGTCGAGGCCATCTGCGATCGGGTGATCATCATCGATAAGGGCCGCGTCCTCGCGGTCGACACTACCGCCAACTTGAATCGGCGGTTGCGACGGACGTCGCAAATCCATGTGGAAGTCGGCGCGCCCGTGGCGGCCGTGGTTCGACGTTTGGAGGCAGTTCCCGGGGTGGTCGAGATCACGCCGGCCGTCAGTGCCTCGTCCGACACCGTCAGCATCGTCGTTGCCACCGAGAAGGACCGCGACCTGCGCGCCACCGTCGCAGCGGTGGTGGCCGAAGCCGGCTGGCCCTTGCTCGAATTGCGTCCGGTGACGCTCACGCTCGAAGAGATCTTCTTGCGCCTGGTGTCCGAGCAGAAGAAAGACAACGAGGAGAGGCATGAAGGCGCTCGTCATTTGCCGGCGTGA
- a CDS encoding ABC transporter permease, giving the protein MKALVICRRELRSYFTSYIAYALLAIFLLLSGYFFYSDLIFFVLFGGYVLPTGLWQFVFLDMRLCAMLVLPLLTMRLFAEERKLGTIELLWTYPVRDVEIVAGKFFACWLFFLTMLAPTVLNPLLFYRFYQFDVGPLLAAYLGILLLGTAFVACGLFISSITENQVVAAMGTYGILVFFWFLTWNEEVADEGVVRLLFRLSLFDHFYQFPRGVIDTQDVAFFLVFTAFFVFLTLQSLSVRKWRGVK; this is encoded by the coding sequence ATGAAGGCGCTCGTCATTTGCCGGCGTGAGCTGCGGTCTTACTTTACGTCGTACATCGCCTATGCCTTGTTGGCGATCTTCCTGCTGCTCAGCGGCTATTTCTTTTACAGCGACCTGATCTTCTTCGTGCTGTTCGGAGGCTACGTGCTGCCTACCGGGCTGTGGCAGTTCGTGTTCCTCGACATGCGACTGTGCGCGATGCTCGTCCTGCCCCTCCTGACGATGCGCCTGTTCGCCGAGGAACGTAAACTCGGCACGATCGAGCTACTGTGGACGTATCCGGTCCGGGACGTCGAGATCGTCGCCGGCAAGTTCTTCGCCTGCTGGCTCTTCTTTCTGACCATGCTGGCCCCCACCGTCCTGAACCCACTTCTCTTCTACCGCTTCTACCAGTTCGACGTCGGGCCGCTGCTGGCCGCCTACCTGGGCATCCTGCTGCTGGGTACGGCCTTCGTCGCCTGCGGCCTGTTTATCTCGTCGATAACCGAAAACCAGGTCGTGGCGGCCATGGGCACTTACGGTATTCTGGTGTTCTTCTGGTTCCTGACCTGGAACGAAGAGGTGGCTGACGAAGGTGTGGTGCGCCTGTTGTTCCGACTATCTCTGTTCGACCACTTCTACCAGTTCCCGCGCGGCGTCATCGACACGCAGGACGTCGCCTTCTTCCTGGTCTTCACGGCGTTTTTCGTGTTCCTCACCCTGCAATCGCTGAGCGTGCGCAAGTGGCGCGGGGTCAAGTGA
- a CDS encoding GldG family protein has translation MTSKRQWAPTQTVRHWLRLAIQIALAAVLCGLINLWAERHNRRFDLTPTQSYVLSDAATAVARGLTGPVRITGFYNSQEPGQRRQMLDVLGLFAAASPHITYRLEDLDRSPALAKKYGISNFNSGVVERGQDVRAVRSINEEEITGALLKLTRPETRTLCFVTGHGERRPGDVSDRIGYSEVGKALQRENYEIRSIDFVPPEGPPPDCTVLIIAGPQRDFLPGEAASIERYLDTGGRVMLLVDPQAPASIVELLARNGVRAGDDIVVDERNRFYGADSFMPRVPIFDEGTFRKNLDTAAVFSLARTVTPLDSARDGYRALLLAMTSPESYARIDGGDVPEGTGKFRPDTDKPGPLPVGAIVTGQPADGGPGTETPTPATRGQMIVFGDSDFPSNLYLNLLGNKDLFMSSVGVLAEDPELVAVRRKGLPRSSLSPVSLTAEQGRLIFWMAVVVLPGFFAVLGIVITWRRQRRSTVSA, from the coding sequence ATGACGTCGAAGCGCCAGTGGGCACCGACGCAAACCGTCAGGCACTGGCTGCGCCTCGCGATCCAGATAGCGCTGGCGGCAGTCCTCTGCGGCCTGATCAACCTGTGGGCCGAGAGGCATAATCGGCGCTTCGACCTCACCCCGACCCAGAGTTACGTGCTGTCCGACGCCGCGACCGCGGTCGCTCGCGGCCTGACGGGACCGGTGCGCATCACCGGCTTCTACAACAGTCAGGAACCCGGGCAGCGGCGACAGATGCTTGACGTTCTCGGGTTATTCGCGGCGGCATCCCCTCACATTACCTACCGGCTCGAAGATCTCGACCGCTCGCCGGCACTCGCGAAGAAGTACGGTATATCCAACTTCAACAGCGGGGTGGTCGAACGCGGGCAAGATGTGCGCGCCGTGCGTAGCATCAACGAGGAGGAAATCACTGGCGCCCTCCTCAAACTGACCCGCCCGGAGACCCGCACCCTGTGCTTCGTCACCGGACACGGCGAGCGACGCCCGGGGGACGTGTCCGACAGGATCGGCTACAGCGAGGTCGGCAAAGCTCTGCAGCGCGAGAACTACGAGATCCGGAGCATCGACTTCGTACCACCGGAAGGCCCCCCCCCGGATTGCACGGTCCTGATCATTGCCGGCCCACAGCGCGACTTCCTGCCGGGCGAGGCCGCGAGCATAGAACGCTACCTTGACACCGGCGGGCGAGTCATGCTCCTGGTCGATCCGCAGGCGCCCGCGTCGATAGTCGAGTTGCTTGCCCGTAACGGTGTGCGCGCCGGCGACGACATCGTCGTCGACGAACGCAATCGTTTCTACGGCGCTGACAGCTTCATGCCGCGCGTGCCCATCTTCGACGAGGGCACTTTCAGAAAGAACCTCGATACTGCCGCGGTCTTCTCGCTGGCAAGGACGGTAACCCCGCTCGACAGCGCCAGAGACGGCTACCGTGCCCTGCTGCTCGCGATGACGAGCCCGGAGAGTTACGCACGCATCGATGGGGGCGACGTGCCGGAGGGAACGGGCAAGTTCCGTCCCGACACCGACAAGCCCGGCCCGCTGCCCGTCGGCGCAATCGTCACCGGTCAACCGGCCGACGGTGGACCCGGAACCGAAACGCCCACTCCAGCCACACGCGGGCAGATGATAGTGTTTGGCGATTCCGATTTTCCAAGCAACCTGTACCTGAACCTGCTAGGCAACAAAGACCTTTTTATGAGCAGTGTCGGGGTTCTCGCCGAGGACCCCGAACTCGTCGCCGTGCGCCGCAAGGGCCTGCCGCGCAGCTCTCTATCACCGGTATCGCTGACGGCCGAACAGGGACGCTTGATCTTCTGGATGGCCGTCGTCGTGCTCCCCGGGTTCTTCGCCGTCCTCGGAATCGTCATCACGTGGCGACGGCAAAGGCGCTCGACGGTGTCCGCATGA
- a CDS encoding DUF4340 domain-containing protein: MTPRTTLFLVVLIALVGSYLWWEERTSQPSTAPAGTGRGAVPAASTTPLRGFFTFEPDQVVQVQMQRGGTTYTATRSGPDWPTPAIGDFLRVLTQVGVIMDISADPLPAAEYGLLPPRNEATLILAGDLPPLVLRIGDRNPPSTGVYVQIGPSGPIGLAGALVDWEFEKAFRGLTPTGTPSARASAG, from the coding sequence ATGACCCCGCGGACCACCTTGTTCCTTGTGGTCCTGATCGCACTGGTCGGCAGCTATCTGTGGTGGGAGGAAAGAACCTCCCAACCATCTACTGCGCCCGCCGGTACCGGTCGCGGGGCGGTACCGGCCGCATCGACGACACCTTTACGCGGCTTTTTCACTTTCGAGCCGGATCAGGTCGTACAGGTGCAAATGCAGCGTGGCGGCACCACGTACACCGCAACTCGTTCCGGCCCCGACTGGCCGACACCCGCGATCGGAGACTTTCTGCGCGTGCTTACGCAGGTAGGGGTGATCATGGACATCTCGGCAGACCCCCTTCCCGCCGCGGAGTACGGCCTCCTGCCCCCGCGCAACGAGGCAACGCTAATCCTTGCCGGCGACCTCCCACCCCTGGTTCTACGGATCGGCGACCGCAATCCGCCCTCCACCGGGGTGTACGTACAGATCGGCCCCAGCGGCCCGATCGGCCTCGCGGGCGCCCTGGTCGATTGGGAATTCGAAAAAGCTTTTCGCGGACTTACCCCCACCGGGACACCCTCGGCCCGAGCCTCCGCCGGGTAA